The genomic region ACGGCGGCCCTCGAAGCACGGCGGGCGGCCCCTGACTCGCAGGTGCTCTCCTTCGGCGCGCGTCACGTCCACCCGGCCATCGCGGCGACCGTCGAGCGGAGCGCCCTCGTGGGTGGGATGGACGGGTTCTCGCACGTCGCCGCCGGTGACCAGATTGGCCGGGAGGCCAGCGGCACGATGCCCCACGCGCTCATGATCTGCATGGGTAAGGGCGAGCAGGAAAAAGCGTGGCGGGCCTTCCACGAGTCGGTCCCCGACTCGGTCCCCCGAATCGCGCTCTGTGACACCTACACCGACGAGGTCGACGAGGTGCTTCGGGCCGTCGACGAGCTGGGGGACGACCTCGACGGGGTTCGCCTGGACACGACCGGCTCGCGTCGTGGGGACTTTCACCACATCATCCGGGAGGTCCAGTGGGAGCTGGCGGCCCGCGGCCACGAGGACGTGGACGTGTTCGTCAGCGGCGGCCTCACGCCCGAGCGCCTTCGCGAGCTTCGGGACGTGGCCGATGGCTTCGGTGTCGGCAGCTACGTCACGAACGCGAACCCGGTGGACTTCGCGCTCGACATCGTCGAGGTCGACGGCGAACCGGCGGCCAAGCGCGGCAAGCTCTCCGGGAAGAAGCAGGTGTACCGGACGGAAGACGGCGGGCACGCGGTCGGACTCGCGGCGCGACCCGGGCCGACCGACGGTCGGCCGCTGCTCGAACCGCTGCTTCGAGACGGTGAACTCGTCAGAGACTTCGACCTGGACGAAGCTCGGCGGTACGCGACGACGGACGCCGAGAGAGTCGGCTTCGAGTAAGCAGTCCGCTCCTCAGTTCGTCAGTTCTTCGATGCTGCCTTCGGGGGTACGCTCGCGGAAGATCTGTCCCTCGAACAGCGTGACGACGACGTCCTCCTGCTGCCAGGCGGTCGGAGGGAGGCCGGCCTTTCGGCAGACGCGACCGAGGTACTCCTCCTCGGACCAGCCGTGTTCGACGGGGACAGTCGGGTAGAGCCAGCCCGCGTTCGTCCCGGTGTCGATGGCGACGCCGTGTTTCCCGAGTTCCATGTCCGCGACGGGGTCGTCCGTGAGGACGACGTTGCACACAGAGCAGACCGAGACGGTGAGGTTCGATAGCTCCGACGGCGTGATCTCCGAGCCACAGGAGTCCTCGCTGGCTGCCTCGATGGCGGCGTCGACGATGACGTGCCCGAGCTGGTCGCTCGATTCGTAGCCACCCGCACAGCCTCTGAGGCTCCCACGACCCCTCGTGGATTCGAGCCGGACGAACGCGCCGGTCCGGTTGTAGAACGCATCTCGCATGCTGCCGGGCTGCTCACGGCGACCGTTGAGAACGAAGCCTTCTACCGATTCCCGCGCCAGTTCGACGGCTCGGGCCCCATCATCGTATGTCAGACGGACGCTCTGTGCCTGCGACATAGTACAGGTATGGCGATTGTCGCTCTTGAACGCTTTCGTTTCGTCTCGTGGGGAGATCGGCACCGGGGACGACGCTCTCGGAGACGGCGGAACGGGGGACGGCGGGCCGAGTCGACCGAGGTGTTTAAATGCGGGACGAGGATAGAGTCTGGTGGTAGAGAGAGCCTGGCTGCCGCGGCACGCCTTCGGGCGTGTACCCGCGTCGGGATTACCCGGCGCGTTCGCGAGGAAAGTCCCCCCACCGTCTGGGCAGGTGACCGGGCGCAAGCCCGGAGCGGGAGACCGCTGGCTCTGGAACAGAAACGAGACCCCTCTCCCCGAGCGATGACGTGTGCGAACCGACCCGAGAGGCAAGGGAGTTAACCCACAGAGCGTCGACGGGAGAGAACGGATGGAACGGCGAATCTTCACCGGTGCAAGTCCACGCCAAAGGTAGCCCGGACGAATGGTGATGGACGCTTAGCCGAATGCCGGGCCGAACAGAAGGGGGCTTACTCCTCTCTGCCGATTACTGAACCGAAAAGTGGTGACGCTGGCGCGGTGCCGGCGTGGTCCCGGGCGGTGCGCTGGCTCTGTGGTCAGTCGTCGGCAGGGTCGTCGACGTCCCCACCGTCGGGCTGCATGCCACCGGGGCCAGGGGTGGGCGTGCTGGGGCCGGTGCCGGTGGTGCCGCTGGCGCGGCCCATCCAGTTCGCGATGTTCTCCGAGACGTAGTCCTTGCCACCCCAGCCGAGTGCGATACCGACGCCGATGGCGAGTGCAGCACCGAGGCCGTAGGCGGCTGCCTGGGCGACCACGTACAGGATGGCCACGTCGAGGCCCATCGTGTCGAGACCGATGGTGAGCGCGGTGAAGTAGAGGAACAGCCGGGTCCCGGTCGCGAACAGGTTGGTGAGCCGGCCCTCCTCGGTCGCGGCCTGGGTGCGAGCGATGGTGTCACCGATGAAATCGGCGACGACGAACCCGAGGACGATGACGGCCAGCCCGGCGATGAACGCCGGCAGGTACGTCGTCGCGGTGGCGACCCACTCGGACAGCGTCTGGATGGCGAGCACCTCGGTCGCGGCGAGCAGCGTTATCGCGTAGACGAACAGTCGCGCGAGGGTGCCGAACGCACCAGAGACGGCTTTCTCCGTCCCGCCGAGCATCCGGCCGAGCGGTGTCTTCAACACCTGCTTGTCGAGTTCGACCTTGTCCGTGACGGTCGTGGTGACCCGCCCGACCACTCGGGCGATGACCCACCCGACGACTAGGATGAGGAGTGCGCCGATGACGTTCGGAAGGAAGTCGACGAAGCTCGCGAAGACGTCCTGCAATACGGTGATGTCTCCGGTCTGCAGCACGATTGCTGTGTGTGACATATCGACCGTACAATGAACGCGAGCGGATTTGGCGAATCCCTTCACAGGTAACGAAATCACGCCGACACCAGTTCGTTGGGGTGACGAACGGCCGGTTAGACGGGTCGGAACGCGGGGGCTCCGAGACGTGGTAGCGGCGGCCCGCGCATTGATATGTCCGGGTGTGGTACGAGGGGGCATATCCGGCGAGGAGGGTGCTCTGACCGGTCGGATTCCCGCTCACCGGACCCGACGAAACGATGGGTTGGCAACCGACACCGTGGGCTGATCCGCTTCTCCTCGCGACAGTCGTCTCTCTGTCCCTGGCACTGTACGCCGCGGTGTACGTCGCGACCGTCCGGCGCGACCGGCGGGTCGTCGCGTTCTTCACGCTGATGTTCGGGACGGCCGTCTGGTCGCTCGGTTACTCCTTCCAGTTCGCCAGCGACGACCTCGCCGGCAAGTTGCTCTGGCACGCCGTCCAGGTCGTCGGCCAGACCGTCGCCCCGGTCGCGCTGCTCGTGTTCGCGCTCACGTACGCGGGGCTGGACCGCTGGGTCACCCGGCGACGGCTCGCGCTGCTCGCGGTCGTCCCGCTGCTTACGGTCACGTTCGCGGTGACGAACGGCAGTGATGGTCTCCTCTGGCACTCGCCGACGATGGCCGCCCCGGCGGGTTACGAGGTGTTGCGCCTCTCGCCCGGGCCGTGGCTGGTCGTCCACGCGACGTTCTCGTATCTCGCGGTCGCGCTCGGGATGGCGATACTGATCCGACTCGTCGCCCGGTCGCGCCGGCTCTACCGCGGACAGGCGACCGCGTTGGTCGCCGGGGTGTTCGTCCCCGTCTCCGCGAACCTCGCGAACGTGAGCGGGCTGGACCCCGCGCTCGTCGACCTCACGCCCATCGCGTTCGCCGTTTCGGGGATGGCGTTCGGCCTCTCCATCTTCCGGTACCGGCTGCTCGAACTCGTCCCGGTCGCGCGGGACTCGGTCATCGAATCGATGCAGGAGGGGTACGCGTTGCTCGACACGACGGACAGGCTCATCGACGTGAACCCTGCAGGGGCTGCCCTGCTGGGCGTGGACGAGAGCAGGGACCTCGGGCGGCCGATGCGAGAGCTGGTCCCCGAGCTCGCGGCGCTGTTCGAGGGTGACGCGTCCCAGGCC from Haloarchaeobius sp. HME9146 harbors:
- a CDS encoding nicotinate phosphoribosyltransferase, which encodes MDDPFDTIPTAAIRDGRATDAYFERTESALEHAGRNPTVVAEVTADQFPDGEFELFAGLENAARLLEGLDLDADAIPEGCLFDGGPVMRIEGEYLEFARFETSLLGFLSQASAFATAALEARRAAPDSQVLSFGARHVHPAIAATVERSALVGGMDGFSHVAAGDQIGREASGTMPHALMICMGKGEQEKAWRAFHESVPDSVPRIALCDTYTDEVDEVLRAVDELGDDLDGVRLDTTGSRRGDFHHIIREVQWELAARGHEDVDVFVSGGLTPERLRELRDVADGFGVGSYVTNANPVDFALDIVEVDGEPAAKRGKLSGKKQVYRTEDGGHAVGLAARPGPTDGRPLLEPLLRDGELVRDFDLDEARRYATTDAERVGFE
- a CDS encoding TIGR00296 family protein — translated: MSQAQSVRLTYDDGARAVELARESVEGFVLNGRREQPGSMRDAFYNRTGAFVRLESTRGRGSLRGCAGGYESSDQLGHVIVDAAIEAASEDSCGSEITPSELSNLTVSVCSVCNVVLTDDPVADMELGKHGVAIDTGTNAGWLYPTVPVEHGWSEEEYLGRVCRKAGLPPTAWQQEDVVVTLFEGQIFRERTPEGSIEELTN